The Marinilongibacter aquaticus genome has a window encoding:
- a CDS encoding SufE family protein codes for MTINEIQDEIIEDFELFDDWEGKYEYIIDLGKKLPPLDEQFKTEENIIKGCQSVVWLHAFEKDGVIHFVADSEAIIVKGLVSLLTKVLSEQKAEDILNADLYFIEKVGLAGHLAQTRSNGLAAMLKQMKTYALAYTSKELKV; via the coding sequence ATGACAATAAACGAGATACAAGACGAGATTATCGAAGATTTTGAACTCTTTGATGACTGGGAAGGCAAATACGAATACATTATCGATTTGGGTAAAAAATTGCCGCCTTTAGACGAACAGTTCAAAACCGAAGAGAATATTATAAAAGGTTGCCAGTCGGTCGTGTGGTTGCATGCTTTTGAAAAAGATGGCGTGATTCATTTTGTAGCCGATAGCGAAGCGATAATTGTGAAAGGCTTGGTGAGTTTGCTGACCAAGGTGTTGTCTGAGCAAAAAGCGGAAGACATTTTAAATGCAGATTTGTATTTTATCGAGAAGGTAGGTTTGGCAGGGCATTTGGCCCAAACACGCTCAAATGGCTTGGCGGCTATGTTGAAGCAAATGAAAACCTATGCCTTGGCGTATACCAGTAAAGAGCTTAAAGTATAA
- a CDS encoding chorismate mutase has protein sequence MNVELKTEPLSSWIDTGGKPLIIAGPCSAETEEQYLETVRGIAKGGYAHVLRAGVWKPRTRPGSFEGVGEAALPWLQKAKAETGLPTSCEVATPEHVELACKYDVDVLWIGARTTVNPFNVQDLADAMKGIDKPVLIKNPVNPDLALWIGAFERIAGAGITKLGAIHRGFSNAQENKYRNSPMWQIAVEFKSILPDVPMIGDPSHMAGKREYLAELTQRAMDLNYDGLIIESHRNPAEAWSDAAQQLTPEALGEMLKSIEIRKATYGEDFQDNLDRLRARLDNLDRELLEVLAARMSVVEQLGEYKRDNNVAVLQLDRWNKVHESRAAWGKGLKLYPETVEELFKLIHMESIRKQTEVMNQQPA, from the coding sequence ATGAACGTAGAACTTAAAACAGAGCCCCTTAGCAGTTGGATTGATACTGGAGGAAAGCCCTTGATCATTGCAGGGCCTTGTAGTGCTGAAACGGAAGAACAATATCTTGAAACCGTACGTGGAATTGCCAAAGGTGGTTATGCCCATGTACTTCGTGCAGGTGTTTGGAAACCCCGTACGCGTCCGGGAAGCTTTGAAGGTGTAGGAGAAGCAGCCCTTCCTTGGTTGCAGAAAGCCAAAGCCGAAACGGGTTTGCCTACCTCTTGCGAAGTAGCGACTCCCGAGCATGTGGAATTGGCGTGTAAATACGATGTCGATGTGCTTTGGATTGGTGCCCGTACTACTGTGAACCCTTTCAACGTACAAGATTTGGCCGACGCCATGAAAGGTATCGACAAGCCTGTGTTGATCAAAAACCCTGTAAACCCAGATTTGGCCCTTTGGATCGGTGCTTTCGAGCGTATCGCAGGAGCTGGAATCACTAAATTGGGTGCCATTCACAGAGGTTTCTCAAACGCTCAGGAAAATAAATATAGAAATTCGCCCATGTGGCAAATCGCGGTAGAATTCAAATCTATCCTTCCGGACGTACCGATGATCGGTGATCCAAGCCACATGGCTGGAAAACGCGAATACCTTGCCGAGTTGACACAACGTGCAATGGATTTGAACTACGACGGCTTGATCATCGAATCGCACCGTAACCCTGCCGAAGCGTGGTCTGATGCCGCTCAGCAGCTTACGCCAGAAGCCTTGGGCGAAATGTTGAAAAGCATTGAAATCAGAAAGGCTACTTACGGCGAAGATTTCCAAGACAATTTGGACCGTCTAAGAGCTCGTCTCGACAATTTGGACCGTGAACTTCTTGAAGTTTTGGCAGCCCGTATGTCGGTTGTAGAACAATTGGGCGAATACAAACGTGACAACAACGTGGCGGTTCTTCAATTGGATCGTTGGAATAAGGTGCACGAATCTCGTGCCGCTTGGGGAAAAGGTTTGAAACTTTATCCTGAAACTGTAGAAGAGCTTTTCAAATTGATCCACATGGAATCAATTCGTAAGCAAACGGAAGTAATGAACCAACAGCCAGCCTAA
- the purE gene encoding 5-(carboxyamino)imidazole ribonucleotide mutase, which yields MVSIIMGSSSDLKVMQAAIDILKEFDVEHEVDIVSAHRTPHKMVDFAENAKARGVEVIIAGAGGAAHLPGMVASCTTLPVIGVPVKSSNSIDGWDSVLSILQMPNGVPVATVALNASQNAGLLAIQILGVKDNAIAEKLEIYKETLKEKVARMSDEVRA from the coding sequence ATGGTTAGTATAATAATGGGCTCAAGCTCAGACTTGAAGGTGATGCAAGCGGCAATTGATATTTTGAAAGAATTTGATGTCGAGCATGAAGTAGACATCGTTTCGGCACACCGCACACCGCACAAGATGGTCGATTTTGCCGAAAATGCAAAAGCTCGAGGAGTTGAAGTAATAATTGCAGGGGCCGGCGGAGCCGCTCATTTACCCGGAATGGTGGCCTCTTGCACTACCCTTCCGGTGATCGGCGTACCCGTAAAATCGAGCAATTCTATCGACGGTTGGGATTCTGTGCTGTCGATTTTGCAAATGCCCAATGGTGTACCTGTGGCCACGGTTGCTTTGAACGCAAGCCAAAATGCTGGGCTTTTGGCCATTCAAATTTTGGGTGTAAAAGACAATGCAATAGCAGAAAAACTGGAAATTTATAAAGAGACTTTAAAAGAAAAAGTGGCTCGAATGAGCGACGAAGTACGTGCTTAA
- a CDS encoding LysM peptidoglycan-binding domain-containing protein, protein MEFKERNKKPEEASKNLPMVVLITLVGVVCLLLYVGWQMISDDASDAGELKTEIAQNEDQAKDKPLPQPLTPVEETQAEEEVAQVEKPQTKSIDGAKTTTHTVQKGETLFSIANRYNLESETLASYNPNVTPSSMKVGAKLTIPVMAIHVVGPGDILRVVGGKYGVTVEALMKANGKTKNFAQRGEKLVIPFKDKK, encoded by the coding sequence ATGGAATTCAAAGAAAGAAACAAAAAACCGGAAGAAGCTTCGAAGAATCTCCCCATGGTGGTTTTGATCACCTTGGTGGGCGTGGTGTGTTTATTGCTCTACGTAGGTTGGCAAATGATCTCTGATGACGCCTCTGATGCAGGCGAATTGAAAACAGAAATTGCCCAAAACGAAGACCAAGCTAAAGATAAACCTTTGCCCCAACCGCTTACACCAGTAGAAGAAACACAAGCAGAAGAGGAAGTAGCTCAAGTGGAAAAACCTCAGACTAAAAGTATAGACGGAGCAAAAACCACTACGCATACGGTACAAAAGGGCGAAACACTTTTCAGTATTGCCAACCGCTACAATTTGGAATCTGAAACATTGGCCTCATACAATCCAAATGTTACGCCGAGTTCGATGAAAGTGGGAGCTAAATTGACGATTCCCGTAATGGCCATTCATGTGGTTGGCCCCGGCGATATTTTACGTGTAGTTGGCGGGAAATACGGCGTTACCGTGGAAGCCTTGATGAAGGCAAATGGAAAAACAAAGAACTTCGCTCAAAGAGGTGAAAAGCTCGTCATTCCGTTCAAAGACAAAAAATAA
- a CDS encoding class I SAM-dependent methyltransferase, with the protein MNYSTTEITSAEIASDNPIHQRLYFPYEQVAKGLKGHVLELGCGWGRGVEKLISVSDHFTGLDKNADLIGKLQQVHPQHTFRTADFPHLEALPNESFDFIVTFQVIEHIEDDRKFLSEAHRLLKKGGQLILTTVNKNFSLSRNPWHVREYEAKELQDLMSSLFENVETLGVNGNEKVWEYYEENKKSVNKLMKWDILDLQHRLPAWMLRTPYEFMNRLNRDKLLENQSAVAKSIVWEDYFLSTAPEECLDFYYIATK; encoded by the coding sequence ATGAATTACAGCACCACCGAAATCACCAGTGCCGAGATTGCCTCTGACAATCCCATTCATCAACGGCTCTACTTCCCTTATGAACAGGTGGCCAAAGGCTTGAAAGGGCACGTTTTGGAATTGGGTTGTGGCTGGGGACGAGGTGTTGAAAAGCTGATTTCAGTTTCGGATCATTTCACTGGATTGGATAAAAATGCCGATTTGATCGGAAAATTGCAGCAAGTTCATCCACAACATACCTTTCGTACAGCAGATTTTCCACATTTGGAAGCATTGCCCAATGAAAGTTTCGACTTTATTGTGACTTTCCAAGTGATCGAACATATTGAGGATGATCGGAAATTTCTTTCCGAAGCTCATCGCCTACTGAAGAAAGGCGGACAACTGATCCTTACTACGGTCAACAAAAACTTTTCGCTAAGTAGAAACCCTTGGCATGTGCGTGAATACGAAGCCAAGGAATTGCAAGATTTGATGTCCAGTTTATTTGAAAATGTGGAGACATTGGGTGTAAACGGAAACGAAAAGGTGTGGGAATATTACGAAGAGAACAAAAAATCGGTAAACAAATTGATGAAATGGGACATTCTGGACCTACAACATCGCTTACCGGCTTGGATGCTCCGCACACCCTATGAATTCATGAATCGCTTGAATCGAGACAAATTGCTTGAAAACCAGTCGGCGGTGGCCAAATCCATTGTTTGGGAAGATTATTTCTTGAGTACCGCTCCCGAAGAGTGTCTCGACTTCTATTATATCGCGACGAAATAG
- a CDS encoding PD-(D/E)XK nuclease family protein, protein MQAFLDKIAQTIFSQHARESLREQCVILPSRRATFFFKRALANCSDTPFIAPYVFSIDDFVCELAGLQIADNVNLLFELFEIYSEIDPKLQFNEFIRWGGTVLKDFDLIDQYLVSDPHALFRFMGEAEALSRWQPDSEKPLEKTENTTQYFLFYAQLAQAYDRFQQKLSEKNLAYRGMAYRRLAEGFEELVFGDYPFDHFYFVGLNALSKSEENIIKTLVKAKRGSCFWDTDDWFMRSDHQAGSILRRYQRSGAFGEWNPSEHVLQTDEKSILVLESGFESLQAKIGGALLDKQQTVFVVPDENLIPPLLSTLGGEDLDFNITMGLGLKQSKIWQLVSSVFALHQEGLDRVTNKLRFHYRTLNKLLNDPIVRIYEQSVYPLEQPFQRLAKDILEYNLVYLESREILDKVQQDPLFKLILEDWQAQSTRAVQSFQKLIRILESTVLVDLDSMEREFFMLLVSVCNRLEDEVALHKKLSIGDLLSLFQELGKSERVPFTGEPIADLQIMSLLETRCLDFEHVVLFSFNEGVIPSSQKNSSLIPYDACKAFGIPVFSDQDAIMSYHFFRLMMRAKKVEIIYVNSGSAGLGGGKEASRFVLQLEHELVPQNPRIDFKKNVANWPKPEISEANSDIEISKNEQIIQSAIRFLTKGISASALNTYYLCSLRFYYSKILGLSDFEEVEEVFGNDVFGNWIHFSIEEIAETILIPAGVLHEGTKAKVLNAIPKVLDRQFAQNFKGYQVDRGINLIYRQMAEKLLVDFYSQCVFQEGEKRVLASEFYLETPVVFQEKTYKLKGTIDSIELHDNLLMLIDFKTGKVEAPKLNLGRKQEFSEAFVQSGKDKFRQLLVYKYLIHRQSKELLEVLPEGQIPGQVSSGMYSFRDIKTGLIEQNNNVSPEDEMTLFEESLQQFISELLDPKIPFTQTEELKNCDFCSFKTICNR, encoded by the coding sequence ATGCAAGCCTTTCTCGACAAGATTGCCCAAACTATATTTAGCCAACACGCACGTGAATCATTGCGAGAACAATGCGTGATTCTCCCCAGTAGACGGGCCACATTCTTTTTCAAACGGGCTTTGGCCAATTGCTCAGATACGCCATTTATAGCCCCTTATGTGTTTTCGATCGACGATTTTGTGTGTGAATTGGCTGGATTACAGATCGCCGATAATGTCAATTTGTTGTTCGAATTGTTTGAAATTTACAGCGAAATCGATCCGAAATTGCAGTTCAACGAGTTCATCCGTTGGGGTGGAACCGTTTTGAAGGATTTTGATTTGATCGATCAATATTTGGTGTCCGACCCGCACGCTCTTTTCCGGTTTATGGGAGAAGCCGAAGCCTTGAGCCGCTGGCAACCCGATAGCGAAAAACCCTTGGAGAAAACGGAAAACACTACGCAGTACTTCTTGTTTTATGCCCAATTGGCTCAAGCTTACGATCGGTTTCAGCAAAAGCTCAGTGAAAAAAACTTGGCTTATCGGGGAATGGCCTATCGCCGTTTGGCCGAGGGTTTCGAAGAATTGGTTTTTGGCGATTATCCTTTCGACCATTTCTATTTTGTGGGCTTGAATGCCTTAAGCAAATCGGAAGAGAACATCATTAAAACGCTTGTGAAGGCCAAAAGGGGCTCTTGTTTTTGGGATACCGATGATTGGTTTATGCGGTCGGATCACCAAGCTGGAAGTATCCTCAGGAGATATCAGCGGTCGGGTGCATTTGGTGAATGGAATCCATCTGAGCATGTATTGCAAACGGATGAGAAATCGATTTTAGTTTTGGAGAGTGGCTTCGAAAGCTTGCAGGCGAAAATTGGAGGGGCCTTGCTCGACAAGCAGCAGACCGTTTTTGTCGTACCCGATGAAAACTTAATTCCGCCACTGCTCTCCACTTTGGGCGGCGAAGACCTGGATTTCAACATCACAATGGGTTTGGGGCTTAAACAGTCCAAAATTTGGCAATTGGTCAGTTCGGTTTTTGCCCTACATCAAGAAGGGCTCGATCGTGTGACCAACAAGCTGCGTTTCCATTACCGCACGCTCAATAAATTGTTGAACGACCCCATTGTTCGCATATACGAACAAAGTGTGTATCCTTTGGAGCAGCCTTTTCAACGCTTGGCGAAAGATATTCTCGAATACAATTTGGTATATTTGGAAAGCAGGGAAATCTTGGATAAGGTGCAACAAGACCCTCTTTTTAAGCTTATCCTCGAAGATTGGCAAGCCCAAAGTACGCGAGCGGTGCAGTCTTTTCAAAAGCTCATCCGCATTTTGGAGAGTACAGTTTTGGTGGATTTGGACAGCATGGAAAGAGAGTTTTTCATGCTTTTGGTTTCGGTTTGCAATCGACTCGAAGACGAAGTGGCTTTGCATAAAAAACTGTCGATCGGCGATTTGCTTTCCCTTTTTCAGGAATTGGGCAAAAGCGAACGTGTGCCCTTCACAGGTGAACCCATTGCCGATTTGCAAATAATGAGCTTGCTCGAAACCCGTTGTTTGGATTTCGAGCACGTTGTGTTGTTTTCTTTCAATGAGGGGGTGATTCCTTCTTCGCAAAAAAACAGTTCGCTCATACCTTACGATGCCTGCAAGGCCTTTGGTATTCCCGTATTTTCCGATCAAGATGCCATCATGTCATATCACTTTTTTCGGCTTATGATGCGGGCCAAGAAAGTGGAAATCATTTATGTCAATTCGGGCTCGGCCGGATTGGGCGGCGGAAAAGAAGCCAGCCGCTTTGTGTTGCAGCTGGAACATGAATTGGTGCCCCAAAACCCTCGCATCGATTTTAAGAAAAATGTGGCCAATTGGCCCAAGCCAGAAATATCGGAAGCCAATTCGGACATTGAAATTTCTAAAAATGAGCAGATCATTCAATCGGCCATACGTTTCTTGACCAAGGGCATTTCGGCTTCGGCTTTAAATACGTATTACCTCTGTTCTCTACGTTTCTATTATTCGAAGATTTTGGGGCTAAGTGATTTTGAAGAAGTGGAAGAAGTTTTTGGAAATGATGTATTCGGAAACTGGATTCACTTTTCGATTGAAGAAATTGCCGAAACCATTTTAATCCCCGCCGGAGTACTGCACGAGGGCACAAAAGCAAAAGTGCTCAATGCCATTCCTAAAGTGCTCGATCGTCAGTTTGCCCAGAATTTCAAAGGCTATCAAGTGGACCGTGGAATAAACCTTATTTACAGGCAAATGGCCGAAAAATTGTTGGTGGATTTTTATTCACAATGTGTTTTTCAGGAGGGTGAAAAACGTGTTTTGGCTTCCGAATTTTATTTGGAAACACCCGTTGTTTTTCAGGAGAAAACCTACAAATTAAAAGGAACAATCGACAGCATTGAATTGCACGACAATCTATTGATGTTGATCGATTTCAAAACGGGGAAAGTGGAAGCACCCAAATTGAATTTGGGTAGGAAACAAGAGTTTTCAGAGGCCTTCGTACAATCTGGGAAGGATAAGTTTCGCCAACTTTTAGTGTATAAATATTTGATTCACAGGCAGTCTAAAGAGCTTTTGGAAGTTTTGCCAGAAGGCCAAATACCCGGGCAGGTTTCCTCGGGCATGTACAGTTTTCGGGACATTAAAACGGGGTTAATTGAACAAAATAACAATGTGTCGCCTGAAGATGAAATGACATTGTTCGAGGAAAGTTTGCAGCAATTCATAAGCGAGTTGCTCGACCCCAAAATCCCTTTTACACAAACAGAAGAGTTGAAAAACTGCGATTTCTGCAGCTTTAAAACGATATGCAACAGGTAA
- a CDS encoding lipoprotein signal peptidase, translated as MRSAWKYFLFAIFLIVVDQAIKLWMHYVVIPDYFGEIDIIPGFFKLHYITNRGMAFGLELGGDYGKLVLTVFRVIAMGVISYFLVKLSKRNYPQGFLWSLAAILAGAIGNVIDSIFYGVFLNNAPFDAPSPWFHGQVIDMFYAYGLDGYWPDWVPVLGGTYNNTPIFNFADACIFCGVVVILVFQKTFIEKEVAASGQKNDTDYDTVIDTTNNYDEEEN; from the coding sequence ATGAGATCAGCCTGGAAGTATTTTTTGTTTGCTATTTTTCTGATTGTAGTAGATCAGGCCATTAAGCTTTGGATGCACTATGTGGTCATTCCCGATTACTTCGGTGAAATCGACATTATCCCGGGTTTTTTCAAATTGCATTACATTACCAATCGCGGTATGGCTTTTGGGCTCGAATTGGGCGGTGATTACGGCAAACTTGTGCTTACAGTGTTCCGTGTAATTGCCATGGGCGTGATATCGTATTTTCTGGTCAAATTGTCGAAAAGGAATTATCCGCAAGGTTTTTTATGGTCATTGGCCGCAATTCTGGCCGGAGCAATCGGCAATGTAATAGATAGCATTTTCTACGGTGTTTTCTTGAATAACGCCCCCTTCGATGCTCCATCGCCTTGGTTTCATGGACAAGTGATCGACATGTTTTATGCCTACGGTTTGGATGGTTATTGGCCCGATTGGGTACCCGTGTTGGGCGGAACATACAACAACACACCGATTTTTAACTTTGCCGATGCCTGTATTTTCTGCGGCGTGGTCGTAATTTTGGTTTTTCAGAAAACGTTTATCGAAAAAGAAGTGGCCGCCAGTGGCCAAAAGAATGATACAGATTACGACACGGTAATCGATACAACAAACAACTATGACGAAGAAGAGAACTGA
- the purK gene encoding 5-(carboxyamino)imidazole ribonucleotide synthase, whose amino-acid sequence MAYSSKQKVGILGGGQLGRMLIQAAIDLDVHLKVIDPDADAPCKYIAHEFVHGDFKDYDTVLQFGKDCEIITIEIENVNLEALEELERMGKKVFPQPHILRQIKNKRVQKQFYLDHDIPTAPFQLTENPEAVQAMPIPLPFVNKLGEGGYDGRGVQIMRNETDLSKAFEEPSLVEAMIDFDKELAVVVARSASGEIKSFPVVEMAFHPEANLVEYLFSPAKISLDIEEKAKKLAEQTAQTFGIVGLLAVEMFLDKSGEILVNEVAPRPHNSGHHTLKANFVSQFEQHLRAILGLPLGDTQAIAPAAMVNLLGEEGHTGIAEYQGMEDCLALSGVFPFLYGKKITKPYRKMGHVSLVDADFDKLEEKVNFVKNTLKVIAKSKIDG is encoded by the coding sequence ATGGCATACAGTTCTAAGCAAAAAGTCGGAATTTTAGGTGGTGGCCAGTTGGGCCGCATGCTCATTCAAGCCGCAATTGACCTCGACGTCCATCTGAAAGTGATTGATCCCGATGCCGACGCTCCTTGTAAATACATTGCCCATGAGTTTGTGCATGGCGATTTCAAAGATTATGACACCGTTTTGCAATTTGGAAAAGATTGCGAAATCATCACCATCGAGATTGAAAATGTAAACCTCGAGGCTCTTGAAGAGTTGGAGAGAATGGGAAAGAAAGTGTTCCCACAGCCGCATATTTTACGTCAGATAAAAAACAAGCGGGTGCAAAAGCAATTTTATTTGGATCACGACATTCCCACCGCTCCATTTCAATTGACCGAAAACCCCGAAGCGGTACAGGCTATGCCCATTCCGCTTCCATTTGTCAATAAGCTTGGTGAAGGAGGCTACGACGGGCGGGGCGTGCAGATTATGCGGAATGAAACCGATCTGAGCAAGGCGTTCGAAGAGCCTTCTCTTGTCGAGGCCATGATCGATTTTGACAAAGAGTTGGCCGTAGTGGTTGCTCGGTCGGCCAGTGGAGAAATCAAAAGTTTCCCCGTTGTGGAGATGGCCTTTCACCCTGAAGCCAATCTGGTTGAATACCTCTTCTCTCCTGCGAAAATCTCGTTGGATATTGAAGAAAAGGCCAAAAAACTAGCTGAACAAACAGCACAAACCTTTGGTATCGTAGGTTTATTGGCGGTAGAAATGTTTTTGGATAAATCGGGGGAAATATTGGTGAACGAAGTGGCCCCAAGACCACACAACAGCGGACACCATACTTTAAAGGCCAATTTTGTTTCGCAATTTGAACAACATCTACGGGCTATCCTCGGTTTACCATTAGGAGATACCCAGGCCATTGCCCCTGCCGCAATGGTGAATTTGCTGGGCGAAGAAGGCCATACAGGCATTGCCGAATACCAAGGCATGGAAGATTGTCTGGCACTTTCAGGCGTTTTTCCATTCTTGTACGGCAAAAAAATCACAAAACCTTACCGTAAAATGGGGCATGTGAGTCTGGTGGATGCAGATTTTGATAAATTGGAAGAAAAAGTGAATTTTGTAAAAAATACGCTAAAAGTAATCGCAAAAAGCAAGATTGATGGTTAG
- a CDS encoding BrxA/BrxB family bacilliredoxin produces the protein MYPPQLVAPMKAELTNVGFTELLSAADVDNFFDNQKGTALVVINSVCGCAAGTCRPGVVGALQRSEAQPDQLATVFAGFDTEATQRMREYIPMPPSSPSIALFKDGSLAHFVERHHIEGRSAEMIAQHLVMVLDELCAADA, from the coding sequence ATGTATCCTCCTCAATTGGTGGCTCCGATGAAAGCGGAATTGACAAACGTGGGTTTCACGGAATTGCTGTCGGCAGCCGATGTAGATAATTTTTTCGATAATCAGAAAGGTACGGCCTTGGTCGTGATCAATTCGGTATGCGGTTGTGCCGCTGGAACTTGTCGCCCGGGTGTGGTAGGTGCTTTGCAGCGTTCCGAAGCTCAGCCCGATCAATTGGCTACTGTTTTCGCTGGTTTTGACACCGAGGCTACGCAGCGTATGCGTGAGTATATTCCCATGCCTCCTTCATCGCCTTCGATTGCACTTTTCAAAGACGGTTCTTTAGCTCATTTTGTGGAAAGACACCACATCGAAGGCCGTTCAGCTGAAATGATCGCTCAACATTTGGTGATGGTATTGGACGAACTTTGTGCAGCAGACGCCTAA
- the hemW gene encoding radical SAM family heme chaperone HemW yields the protein MHLYLHIPFCKQACHYCDFHFSTSLDKKEEMVSAIVKEMAMQKDYLNASPLKSIYFGGGTPSLLTKGELARIFEAIHTQYSVDADAEITLEANPDDIDSKALATWKATGINRLSVGIQSFDGQQLKFMNRSHDAKQAENCIKQAQDAGFDNFSLDLIYGIPSESHEIWQQNLEKALAFDIKHLSAYCLTIEEKTVFGHRLKKKKMQPIDEELSAKQFEMLLSETEKWGLEQYEISNFSKPGFHAQHNTSYWFGEPYLGIGPSAHSFNGKQRQWNLANNALYIKHILSENKLPFEQENLSSTERANELIMTQLRTKWGLNVYQLEEFGLDLNAFEKSLLLFEEQGLVQNKSGRLTLSGKGKLQADYIASELFFD from the coding sequence ATGCACCTGTATCTGCATATTCCATTTTGTAAGCAAGCCTGTCACTATTGCGATTTTCATTTCTCCACTTCTTTGGATAAAAAAGAAGAAATGGTTTCGGCCATTGTCAAGGAAATGGCCATGCAAAAGGATTATTTAAACGCTTCGCCATTGAAGAGTATTTATTTCGGTGGAGGTACGCCTTCCCTACTCACAAAAGGCGAATTGGCACGTATTTTTGAGGCCATTCACACCCAATATTCGGTCGATGCAGATGCGGAAATCACACTGGAAGCCAATCCAGACGATATAGATTCGAAAGCCTTGGCCACGTGGAAAGCTACAGGTATAAATCGTCTCAGCGTGGGCATACAAAGTTTCGACGGCCAGCAGCTGAAATTCATGAACCGAAGCCACGATGCAAAACAAGCAGAAAACTGCATCAAACAAGCTCAAGACGCAGGTTTCGACAATTTCAGTCTCGATCTTATCTACGGCATCCCTTCGGAATCGCATGAAATTTGGCAGCAAAACCTTGAAAAAGCATTGGCTTTTGACATCAAACACCTTTCGGCCTATTGCCTAACAATCGAAGAAAAAACAGTTTTTGGCCATCGTTTGAAAAAGAAAAAAATGCAGCCCATTGACGAAGAGCTTTCTGCAAAGCAATTTGAAATGCTCCTTTCCGAAACCGAAAAGTGGGGTTTGGAGCAATACGAAATTTCCAATTTTTCGAAACCCGGTTTTCATGCACAGCACAATACTTCGTATTGGTTTGGCGAACCCTACCTGGGCATAGGCCCATCTGCCCATTCTTTCAATGGTAAACAAAGGCAGTGGAATTTGGCCAACAATGCCCTTTACATAAAGCACATACTTTCTGAAAACAAATTGCCTTTTGAGCAAGAAAATCTGAGCAGTACAGAACGAGCCAACGAATTGATAATGACCCAATTGCGAACAAAATGGGGCCTAAATGTATATCAACTCGAAGAATTCGGGCTCGATTTAAATGCCTTCGAAAAGTCTTTACTCCTTTTCGAGGAACAGGGTTTGGTACAAAACAAGAGCGGCCGACTTACACTGAGTGGAAAAGGGAAACTTCAAGCCGATTACATAGCTTCCGAGCTTTTCTTTGACTAA
- a CDS encoding DUF59 domain-containing protein produces MTEAELELKDKVIAAIKEVYDPEIPVDVFELGLIYEVKVFPVNNVYILMTLTSPSCPSAESIPSEIEQKAREVEGVNDVTVELTFDPPYSTEMMSEVAKLELGFM; encoded by the coding sequence ATGACGGAAGCGGAATTGGAATTGAAAGATAAAGTAATTGCGGCCATTAAAGAGGTCTATGACCCAGAAATTCCTGTGGACGTATTCGAGCTTGGCCTCATTTACGAAGTGAAAGTCTTTCCTGTAAACAATGTGTACATTCTCATGACATTGACTTCTCCTTCTTGCCCTTCGGCTGAGTCGATTCCAAGTGAAATCGAACAAAAGGCCAGAGAAGTAGAAGGAGTGAACGATGTGACAGTAGAATTGACTTTTGATCCACCTTACAGCACGGAAATGATGTCTGAAGTGGCGAAGTTGGAATTGGGTTTTATGTAA